A region from the Tahibacter amnicola genome encodes:
- the nuoF gene encoding NADH-quinone oxidoreductase subunit NuoF, whose translation MAFGPAPQEHQVVYTTLHFDKPWSYDNYLKVDGYQAWRKILAEKPDPGALIEEIKKSALRGRGGAGFPTGLKWSFMPRTAPGQKYILCNSDESEPGTCKDRDILRFNPHSVIEGLAIACYCTGSTVAYNYLRGEFHHEPFEHFEEALKEAYAAGLLGKNIQGSGIDCDIYGALGAGAYICGEETALMESLEGKKGQPRFKPPFPAGFGLYGRPTTINNTETYASVPAILRNGAEWFLNLGKANNGGPKIFSVSGHVNKPGNYEIRLGTSFKDLLEMAGGVRGGRQLKAVIPGGSSMPVLPAATMLECTMDYDSIQKAGSGLGSGAVIVMDETTCMVRACQRISRFYYAESCGQCTPCREGTGWMYRMLTRIVEGKAELSDLAMLKQAAGQIEGHTICAFGEAAAWPVQGMLRHFWHEFEYFIVNKRSLVDEQLGKAA comes from the coding sequence CTACCAGGCGTGGCGGAAGATCCTTGCCGAGAAGCCTGATCCGGGCGCCTTGATCGAAGAGATCAAGAAGAGCGCGCTGCGTGGCCGTGGCGGTGCCGGTTTCCCGACTGGCCTGAAGTGGTCCTTCATGCCGCGCACGGCGCCGGGCCAGAAGTACATCCTGTGCAATTCGGACGAATCCGAGCCGGGCACCTGCAAGGACCGCGACATCCTGCGTTTCAACCCGCACTCGGTGATCGAGGGCCTGGCAATCGCGTGCTACTGCACCGGTTCCACCGTGGCCTACAACTACCTGCGGGGTGAGTTCCACCACGAACCCTTCGAGCACTTCGAGGAGGCGCTCAAGGAAGCCTACGCGGCGGGCCTGCTGGGCAAGAACATCCAGGGCTCGGGCATCGACTGCGACATCTACGGCGCCCTCGGCGCCGGCGCCTACATCTGCGGCGAGGAAACCGCGTTGATGGAATCGCTCGAAGGCAAGAAGGGCCAGCCGCGCTTCAAGCCGCCGTTCCCGGCCGGTTTCGGCCTGTACGGGCGTCCCACGACGATCAACAACACGGAAACCTACGCCTCGGTGCCGGCCATCCTGCGCAATGGCGCGGAGTGGTTCCTGAACCTGGGCAAGGCCAACAACGGCGGACCGAAGATCTTCTCGGTCTCCGGCCATGTGAACAAGCCCGGCAATTACGAGATCCGCCTCGGCACCTCGTTCAAGGACCTGCTCGAAATGGCTGGTGGCGTTCGCGGCGGCCGCCAGCTCAAGGCGGTGATTCCCGGCGGGTCGTCCATGCCGGTGCTGCCGGCGGCGACGATGCTCGAATGCACGATGGACTACGACTCGATCCAGAAGGCCGGTTCGGGCCTGGGCTCGGGCGCCGTTATCGTGATGGATGAAACCACCTGCATGGTGCGCGCCTGCCAGCGTATCAGCCGCTTTTACTATGCCGAGTCCTGCGGCCAGTGCACGCCCTGTCGCGAAGGCACGGGCTGGATGTACCGCATGCTGACGCGCATCGTGGAAGGCAAGGCCGAACTGTCTGACCTGGCCATGCTCAAGCAGGCTGCCGGACAGATCGAAGGCCACACCATCTGCGCCTTCGGTGAAGCCGCCGCATGGCCGGTGCAGGGCATGCTCCGCCACTTCTGGCACGAATTTGAATATTTCATCGTCAACAAGCGCTCGCTCGTCGACGAACAGCTCGGCAAGGCCGCGTGA
- the nuoG gene encoding NADH-quinone oxidoreductase subunit NuoG — MSAQPVNPNTPPDHVNIEIDGKPMTAPKGSMIIHAADKAGVPIPRFCYHDKLPIAANCRMCLVEVEKSPKPMPACATPVMEGMKVLTRSAKALNSQRNVMEFLLINHPLDCPICDQGGECELQDVSMGYGRSVSRFVERKRAVADEDIGPLIATEMTRCIQCTRCVRFVGEVAGTYELGGMGRGENLEIGTYVGKTIESEIGGNIIDVCPVGALTNKPFRFRARAWELVAREGIGYHDAQGSNLWLHTRRGEVLRHVPRDNEAINECWLSDRDRYSHQGLYASDRALQPQVKRNGGWVAVSWDEALALVAEKLKTVSGDQLGTLVHPATSNEEGHLLAALSRGLDSRHIDHRLRQLDFVDGAAGNGFSTPVADIEKAGAVLLVGSWLRHELPLINHRVRKAAKRGAKVFALNPVDFDFNYDFAGKTIAAPAALVDEALKLAKAAAESGVAVPAELQPLLADIAVDDAARATVAALKDATASVLIVGEAAAMHPQASILRAAARLVAQATDSGYNEIPLGANAVGLSRVGVLPQAGGLDARSMLQQPRKAYLLYGAEAPFDFADGGLAMQALTSAETVVAFSAFASDNVKAVATIILPIAATPEIDATLVNLNGTAQVAAAGAKPAGESRPGWRVLRALGAKLGVSGFDFTEIADVRAAMNARPAAALVTNGKVANRVKPTGLARIATVPVYRGDAVLRRSVPLQSHPLTVGGRLVLHPADAKQAGLEQGMVAKVSGPVGIATLPVTISQDVPAGGAWIESAYLETAALPAYGADLSISKA, encoded by the coding sequence ATGAGCGCCCAGCCCGTCAATCCCAACACGCCGCCCGATCACGTCAACATCGAGATCGACGGCAAGCCAATGACCGCGCCGAAAGGCTCGATGATCATTCATGCCGCCGACAAGGCCGGCGTGCCGATTCCGCGTTTCTGCTACCACGACAAGCTGCCGATCGCGGCCAACTGCCGCATGTGCCTGGTCGAGGTGGAAAAATCACCCAAGCCGATGCCCGCCTGCGCCACGCCGGTCATGGAAGGCATGAAGGTGCTGACCCGCTCCGCCAAGGCGCTCAATTCGCAGCGCAACGTGATGGAGTTCCTGCTGATCAACCATCCGCTGGATTGCCCGATCTGCGATCAGGGCGGTGAATGCGAATTGCAGGACGTCTCGATGGGCTATGGCCGTTCGGTCAGCCGCTTCGTCGAGCGCAAGCGCGCCGTGGCGGACGAAGATATCGGTCCGCTGATTGCGACGGAGATGACGCGCTGCATCCAGTGCACGCGCTGCGTGCGTTTCGTCGGTGAAGTGGCCGGTACCTATGAACTGGGTGGCATGGGCCGCGGCGAAAACCTGGAGATCGGTACCTATGTCGGCAAGACGATCGAGAGCGAGATCGGTGGCAACATCATCGACGTCTGCCCGGTCGGCGCGTTGACCAATAAGCCGTTCCGCTTCCGCGCCCGCGCCTGGGAACTGGTCGCCCGGGAAGGCATCGGCTATCACGACGCGCAGGGTTCGAACCTGTGGTTGCACACCCGCCGCGGCGAAGTGCTGCGCCATGTGCCGCGCGACAACGAAGCCATCAACGAATGCTGGCTGTCGGACCGCGACCGCTACAGCCACCAGGGCCTTTACGCCAGTGACCGTGCGCTGCAGCCGCAAGTCAAGCGCAACGGCGGCTGGGTTGCCGTCAGCTGGGACGAAGCGCTGGCCCTGGTCGCCGAGAAACTCAAGACCGTGTCCGGCGACCAGCTCGGCACGCTGGTCCATCCGGCCACCTCGAACGAGGAAGGCCACCTGCTGGCTGCCCTGTCGCGCGGCCTGGATTCCAGGCACATCGATCACCGCCTGCGCCAGCTCGATTTCGTCGACGGCGCGGCCGGCAACGGGTTCTCGACACCGGTCGCGGATATCGAAAAAGCCGGTGCCGTCCTCCTCGTCGGCTCGTGGCTGCGCCATGAGCTGCCCTTGATCAATCATCGCGTGCGCAAGGCCGCCAAGCGGGGCGCCAAGGTATTCGCCCTCAATCCGGTCGATTTCGATTTCAACTACGACTTCGCCGGCAAGACCATCGCCGCTCCGGCGGCACTGGTCGATGAGGCCCTGAAGCTCGCCAAGGCTGCGGCTGAATCCGGTGTAGCCGTACCGGCCGAACTCCAGCCCTTGCTGGCTGATATCGCGGTGGATGATGCGGCGCGCGCGACCGTTGCTGCGCTGAAGGACGCCACTGCCTCGGTACTGATCGTCGGTGAAGCCGCCGCGATGCATCCGCAGGCGTCCATCCTGCGTGCGGCCGCCCGCCTGGTCGCGCAGGCGACCGACAGCGGCTACAACGAAATTCCGCTCGGCGCCAACGCCGTCGGCCTGAGCCGAGTCGGCGTGTTGCCGCAGGCTGGTGGCCTCGACGCGCGCAGCATGCTGCAGCAGCCGCGCAAGGCCTATCTGCTGTACGGAGCCGAAGCGCCGTTCGACTTTGCGGACGGTGGCCTGGCCATGCAGGCGCTGACGTCCGCCGAGACGGTGGTGGCGTTCTCCGCCTTCGCCAGCGACAACGTCAAGGCCGTCGCCACCATCATCCTGCCGATCGCCGCGACGCCGGAGATCGACGCGACCCTGGTCAATCTCAACGGCACCGCCCAGGTGGCTGCCGCCGGTGCCAAGCCGGCCGGTGAATCGCGTCCGGGCTGGCGCGTACTGCGTGCGCTGGGCGCCAAGCTCGGCGTGTCGGGTTTCGATTTCACCGAAATCGCCGATGTCCGCGCGGCCATGAATGCCAGGCCCGCAGCCGCGCTGGTGACAAATGGCAAGGTCGCCAACCGGGTCAAGCCCACGGGCCTGGCGCGCATTGCCACCGTCCCGGTGTATCGCGGTGACGCCGTGCTCCGTCGCAGCGTGCCCCTGCAGTCGCATCCACTGACGGTGGGTGGCCGCCTCGTCCTTCATCCGGCGGACGCAAAGCAGGCGGGCCTGGAGCAGGGAATGGTGGCCAAGGTGTCCGGCCCCGTCGGTATCGCGACGCTGCCCGTCACGATCAGCCAGGACGTGCCTGCCGGCGGTGCCTGGATCGAATCGGCCTACCTTGAAACCGCTGCGCTGCCGGCCTACGGCGCAGACCTCAGCATCAGCAAGGCATGA
- the nuoH gene encoding NADH-quinone oxidoreductase subunit NuoH, with protein sequence MDSLTAAINAFVNQFPTLSVAIGLILLPLLPLIISVAMYVWWERKVIGWMHVRMGPNQVGPMGLAQAFADVFKLLFKEITVPERASTFLFYLAPIIALVPAMAAWAVVPIGEKVAWSNANAGLLYLLAMTSLGVYGIILAGWASNSKYAFLGAMRSAAQVVSYEIAMGMALVSVLILAGSLNLSDIVVAQSGSKGFFEWFWLPLLPMFVIYFISGVAETNRAPFDVAEGESEIVAGFHVEYSGSAFAIFFLAEYANMILIAFLAAVLFLGGWLSPFQGWGMGLLSAPGWWWLFIKAFIMAFLFLWFRATFPRYRYDQIMRLGWKVFIPITIAWVFVAGCLAYFGGVTIGPEASP encoded by the coding sequence ATGGACTCCCTGACTGCTGCGATCAACGCTTTCGTCAACCAGTTCCCGACGCTCTCCGTCGCGATCGGGCTGATCCTTCTGCCGCTGCTGCCGCTGATCATCTCGGTGGCGATGTATGTGTGGTGGGAGCGCAAGGTCATCGGCTGGATGCACGTGCGCATGGGGCCCAACCAGGTTGGCCCGATGGGCCTGGCGCAGGCCTTCGCCGACGTGTTCAAGCTGCTGTTCAAGGAAATCACCGTCCCTGAGCGCGCCAGCACCTTCCTGTTCTACCTGGCGCCGATCATCGCGCTGGTGCCGGCAATGGCGGCGTGGGCGGTCGTGCCGATCGGCGAAAAAGTCGCCTGGTCGAATGCGAACGCGGGCCTGCTGTATCTGCTGGCGATGACCTCGCTGGGCGTGTACGGCATCATCCTGGCCGGCTGGGCGTCCAACTCCAAGTATGCCTTCCTCGGGGCGATGCGTTCTGCCGCCCAGGTCGTCAGCTACGAAATCGCGATGGGCATGGCCCTGGTCAGCGTGCTGATCCTCGCCGGCAGCCTGAACCTGAGCGATATCGTCGTCGCGCAGTCCGGCAGCAAGGGCTTCTTCGAGTGGTTCTGGTTGCCGCTGCTGCCGATGTTCGTCATCTACTTCATCTCGGGCGTGGCCGAAACCAACCGCGCGCCGTTCGACGTCGCCGAAGGCGAGTCGGAGATCGTTGCCGGCTTCCACGTCGAGTATTCCGGCTCCGCGTTCGCGATCTTCTTCCTCGCCGAATACGCGAACATGATCCTGATCGCGTTCCTGGCGGCCGTGCTGTTCCTCGGCGGCTGGCTGTCTCCCTTCCAGGGTTGGGGCATGGGCCTGCTGTCGGCGCCGGGCTGGTGGTGGCTGTTCATCAAGGCCTTCATCATGGCTTTCCTGTTCCTGTGGTTCCGCGCGACGTTCCCGCGCTACCGCTACGACCAGATCATGCGTCTGGGTTGGAAGGTCTTCATCCCCATCACCATCGCCTGGGTCTTCGTCGCCGGCTGCCTGGCCTATTTCGGCGGCGTCACCATCGGTCCGGAAGCCTCGCCATGA
- the nuoI gene encoding NADH-quinone oxidoreductase subunit NuoI: MNRVIHYFKSLLLLELLAGLWLTLKYLVKPKYTMQYPMEKIPKSNRFRGLHALRRYPNGEERCIACKLCEAVCPALAITIDAAPRESDGQRRTTRYDIDLFKCIFCGFCEESCPVDSIVETDIHEYHFEKRGENVLTKQKLLALGDRFEADIAKARAQDAAYR, translated from the coding sequence ATGAATCGCGTGATCCACTACTTCAAGAGCCTGCTCCTGCTCGAGCTCCTGGCGGGCCTCTGGCTGACGCTCAAGTACCTCGTCAAGCCGAAGTACACGATGCAGTACCCGATGGAAAAGATTCCAAAGTCGAATCGCTTCCGCGGCCTGCATGCGTTGCGTCGCTATCCGAACGGCGAAGAGCGCTGCATTGCGTGCAAGCTGTGCGAGGCCGTGTGCCCCGCGCTGGCGATCACGATCGACGCGGCGCCGCGCGAAAGCGACGGCCAGCGCCGCACCACGCGCTACGACATCGATCTGTTCAAGTGCATCTTCTGCGGCTTCTGCGAGGAAAGCTGCCCGGTGGATTCGATTGTCGAGACCGACATCCACGAATACCACTTCGAAAAGCGCGGCGAGAACGTGCTGACCAAGCAGAAGCTCCTGGCCCTCGGCGACCGTTTCGAGGCTGATATTGCCAAGGCCCGCGCCCAAGACGCGGCCTATCGCTGA
- a CDS encoding NADH-quinone oxidoreductase subunit J: MTLQLVCFYALATVMVGSALAVITVKNSVHAALFLVLTFFTAASTWILAEAEFLGIALVVVYVGAVMVLFLFVVMMLDIKPESMREGFIRFLPVGVIVAAVMLVEMLALIGVKAMTAQTLPPDPAVAAGMGNTAWLGKALFTQFLLPFEIAALILTVALIAAVALTLRKRTGTKTQNPGLQVMVKREERLRVVKMSAERGEGESA; encoded by the coding sequence ATGACGCTACAGCTGGTCTGTTTCTACGCGCTCGCCACGGTAATGGTGGGGTCGGCGCTGGCCGTGATCACGGTGAAGAACTCCGTGCACGCGGCCCTGTTCCTGGTGCTGACCTTCTTCACGGCCGCATCCACCTGGATCCTGGCCGAGGCCGAATTCCTCGGCATCGCCCTGGTGGTGGTGTATGTGGGCGCCGTGATGGTGCTGTTCCTGTTCGTGGTGATGATGCTCGACATCAAGCCCGAGTCGATGCGCGAGGGCTTCATCCGCTTCCTGCCCGTCGGCGTGATCGTCGCGGCGGTCATGCTGGTGGAGATGCTGGCGCTGATCGGCGTGAAGGCAATGACCGCCCAGACTCTGCCGCCGGATCCGGCCGTCGCCGCCGGGATGGGCAACACCGCCTGGCTGGGCAAGGCCCTGTTCACCCAGTTCCTGCTGCCGTTCGAGATTGCCGCGCTGATCCTGACGGTCGCCCTGATCGCGGCGGTTGCCCTGACGCTGCGCAAGCGCACCGGCACCAAGACGCAGAATCCGGGCCTGCAGGTGATGGTCAAGCGTGAAGAACGCCTGCGTGTCGTCAAGATGTCCGCCGAGCGCGGCGAAGGAGAATCCGCATGA
- the nuoK gene encoding NADH-quinone oxidoreductase subunit NuoK, which yields MITLAHYIVLGAVLFCISVAGIFINRKNVIVLLMAIELMLLAVNMNFVAFSRFLGDASGQVFVFFILTVAAAESAIGLAILVVLFRNRSTINVAELDSMKG from the coding sequence ATGATCACGCTGGCGCATTACATCGTGCTCGGTGCCGTTCTCTTCTGCATTTCGGTGGCCGGTATCTTCATCAATCGCAAGAACGTCATCGTGCTGCTGATGGCGATCGAGCTGATGCTTCTCGCGGTGAACATGAACTTCGTCGCCTTCTCGCGCTTTCTCGGCGATGCATCGGGGCAGGTGTTCGTGTTCTTCATCCTGACGGTCGCCGCGGCGGAGTCCGCGATCGGCCTGGCCATCCTGGTCGTGCTGTTCCGCAACCGCAGCACCATCAACGTGGCCGAACTCGATTCGATGAAGGGCTAA
- the nuoL gene encoding NADH-quinone oxidoreductase subunit L, with product MITPKLLLVVVALAPLFGAIVAGLFGRTVGRAGAHTVTIAGVAVSFLLSCYVLYQLSTGGWGVFNENLYTWFEVGPLSVSVGFLVDRLTAVMMVVVTSVSLLVHLYTIGYMHEDPGYQRFFSYISLFTFSMLMLVMSNNFMQLFFGWEAVGLVSYLLIGFWFKRPTAIFANMKAFLVNRVGDFGFLLGIAAVLLWFGSLDYQQVFAEATKDGALAGKTLELIKGHPWSAATVIGVLLFVGAMGKSAQVPLHVWLPDSMEGPTPISALIHAATMVTAGIFMVARMSPLYELSETALSFIMIVGATTALFTGLIGIVQNDVKRVVAYSTLSQLGYMTVALGASAYSAAIFHLMTHAFFKALLFLGAGSVIIAMHHEQDMRYMGGLRKYMPVTFATAWIGTLALTGFPGFSGFFSKDAIIEAVGHSHRFGSGYAYACVLIGVFVTALYSFRLIYLTYHGKERFEDKHEADYVVPEADTPEHEAQLAHDHAHHDHGHHAPHESPWVVTVPLVLLAIPSIFIGWLAVEPMLFGDFFAGAIHVHAGHNPLEELKHEFHGPRAMVLHGLTQWPFLLALAGFATATYVYLFNPSVAAKAAKVFAPLYRILQNKYGIDDLYFAVFARGGVKLGRGLWRGGDVAVIDNGMVNGSAALVARVAATVRRVQSGYLYHYAFAMILGLIVLLGGLWLAAR from the coding sequence ATGATCACGCCGAAGCTTCTCCTCGTCGTTGTCGCCCTGGCGCCCTTGTTCGGCGCCATCGTGGCGGGCCTGTTCGGTCGTACTGTCGGCCGCGCCGGTGCACACACGGTCACCATCGCCGGTGTGGCGGTTTCCTTCCTGCTGTCGTGCTACGTGCTCTACCAGCTGAGCACCGGTGGCTGGGGCGTCTTCAACGAGAATCTCTACACCTGGTTCGAAGTCGGTCCGCTCAGTGTGAGCGTCGGTTTCCTGGTCGATCGCCTGACCGCCGTGATGATGGTCGTCGTCACCTCGGTGTCGCTGCTGGTGCACCTGTACACCATCGGCTATATGCACGAAGACCCGGGCTACCAGCGCTTCTTCAGCTATATCTCGCTCTTCACCTTCTCGATGTTGATGCTGGTGATGAGCAACAACTTCATGCAGCTGTTCTTCGGCTGGGAAGCGGTGGGCCTGGTGTCGTACCTGCTGATCGGTTTCTGGTTCAAGCGGCCGACGGCGATCTTCGCCAACATGAAGGCCTTCCTGGTCAACCGCGTCGGCGATTTCGGCTTCCTGCTGGGTATCGCCGCGGTGCTGCTGTGGTTCGGTTCGCTCGATTACCAGCAGGTTTTCGCCGAAGCGACGAAGGATGGCGCCCTGGCGGGCAAGACGCTGGAGCTGATCAAGGGTCACCCCTGGTCCGCCGCGACTGTCATCGGCGTGCTGCTTTTCGTCGGTGCGATGGGCAAGTCGGCCCAGGTACCGCTGCACGTGTGGCTGCCTGACTCGATGGAAGGCCCGACCCCGATCTCCGCGCTGATCCATGCGGCCACCATGGTGACCGCGGGCATCTTCATGGTCGCCCGCATGTCGCCGCTGTACGAGCTGTCGGAAACCGCCCTCTCGTTCATCATGATCGTGGGCGCCACGACGGCGCTTTTCACGGGCCTGATCGGCATCGTCCAGAACGACGTCAAGCGCGTCGTCGCCTATTCGACCCTCTCGCAGCTGGGCTACATGACGGTTGCCCTGGGCGCGTCGGCGTACTCCGCCGCGATCTTCCACCTGATGACCCACGCCTTCTTCAAGGCGCTGCTGTTCCTCGGCGCGGGCTCGGTGATCATCGCCATGCACCACGAGCAGGACATGCGCTACATGGGCGGCCTGCGCAAGTACATGCCGGTCACCTTCGCTACTGCCTGGATTGGCACGCTGGCGCTGACCGGTTTCCCGGGCTTCTCCGGCTTCTTCTCGAAGGATGCCATCATCGAAGCCGTCGGCCACTCGCATCGCTTCGGTTCGGGCTATGCCTACGCCTGCGTGCTGATCGGCGTGTTCGTGACGGCGCTCTACAGCTTCCGCCTGATCTACCTGACTTATCACGGCAAGGAACGCTTCGAGGACAAGCACGAAGCCGATTACGTGGTGCCCGAGGCGGATACGCCGGAACACGAGGCACAGCTGGCACACGATCATGCGCACCACGACCACGGCCATCACGCGCCGCACGAGTCGCCGTGGGTGGTCACGGTGCCGCTGGTCCTGCTGGCCATTCCGTCGATCTTCATCGGCTGGCTGGCGGTGGAGCCGATGCTGTTCGGCGACTTCTTCGCCGGCGCGATCCACGTGCATGCGGGGCATAACCCGCTGGAAGAACTCAAGCACGAGTTCCATGGCCCCCGTGCGATGGTGCTGCACGGACTGACGCAGTGGCCGTTCCTGTTGGCGCTGGCCGGTTTCGCCACCGCAACCTATGTATACCTGTTCAATCCTTCGGTCGCGGCCAAGGCGGCAAAGGTCTTCGCGCCGCTGTACCGCATCCTGCAGAACAAGTACGGCATCGACGACCTGTATTTCGCGGTCTTCGCCCGCGGCGGCGTGAAGCTGGGCCGTGGCCTGTGGCGCGGCGGTGACGTTGCAGTCATCGACAACGGCATGGTCAACGGTTCGGCCGCCCTGGTCGCGCGCGTGGCGGCGACGGTGCGCCGCGTGCAGTCCGGCTATCTGTATCACTATGCGTTCGCGATGATCCTGGGACTGATCGTCCTCCTCGGCGGTCTGTGGCTGGCTGCGCGGTAA
- a CDS encoding NADH-quinone oxidoreductase subunit M: MSLLSLLIWLPFIGAVPVLLAGEKRPDMARWITLLVALVTFAASLLMLSRFDSASAAMQLQEKFVWIEALQVNYHLGVDGISVALVLLTTFTSVLVVLGAWGSIDEKVNQYMAAMLVLEGLMVGVFCAMDALLFYVFFEGMLIPMFILIGVWGGARRVYATLKFFIYTFFGSIFMLIGLIYLYFKAGTFDLATLASVSLSAKEQAWLFFAFLLAFAVKVPMWPVHTWLPDAHVEAPTGGSVVLAAIMLKIGGYGFIRFSLPITPDASAEYAWIVIAMSLIAVVYVGYVALVQEDMKKLIAYSSIAHMGFVTLGVFIAMALTRDLNNANAARIGLQGAMIQMISHGFISGAMFSCVGVLYDRMHTRMIKDYGGVVNTMPKFAALFVLFAMANCGLPGTSGFVGEFWVILAAFQSNPWVAALAAFTLIIGAAYTLWLVKRVIFGEVANENVAQLEDINAREFFVLAAFAGAVLLFGLWPKPLGDLMDAPIKQLVDQILVSKGV; the protein is encoded by the coding sequence ATGTCTCTGTTGAGTCTTCTGATCTGGCTGCCTTTCATCGGCGCCGTCCCCGTCCTGCTGGCAGGCGAGAAGCGTCCCGACATGGCGCGCTGGATCACGCTGCTGGTCGCGCTGGTCACATTCGCGGCCAGCCTCCTCATGCTCTCGCGCTTCGACAGCGCCAGTGCGGCGATGCAGCTGCAGGAAAAATTCGTCTGGATCGAAGCCCTGCAGGTGAACTACCACCTGGGGGTCGACGGCATCTCCGTCGCGCTGGTTCTGCTGACGACCTTCACCAGCGTGCTGGTGGTGCTGGGCGCCTGGGGATCGATCGACGAGAAGGTCAACCAGTACATGGCCGCCATGCTGGTGCTGGAAGGCCTGATGGTGGGCGTCTTCTGCGCGATGGATGCGCTGCTGTTCTATGTCTTCTTCGAAGGCATGCTGATCCCGATGTTCATCCTGATCGGCGTGTGGGGCGGGGCACGTCGCGTCTATGCCACGCTCAAGTTCTTCATCTACACCTTCTTCGGCTCGATCTTCATGCTGATCGGCCTGATTTACCTGTACTTCAAGGCCGGAACCTTCGACCTGGCGACGCTAGCCTCGGTCAGCCTTTCCGCCAAGGAACAGGCCTGGTTGTTCTTCGCCTTCCTGCTGGCCTTTGCCGTGAAGGTGCCGATGTGGCCGGTGCATACCTGGTTGCCGGACGCCCACGTCGAAGCGCCGACCGGTGGTTCGGTGGTGCTGGCGGCGATCATGCTCAAGATCGGTGGTTACGGATTTATCCGCTTCTCCCTGCCGATCACGCCTGACGCGAGCGCGGAGTACGCCTGGATCGTCATCGCGATGTCGCTGATCGCCGTGGTGTATGTGGGCTATGTCGCCCTCGTGCAGGAAGACATGAAAAAGCTGATCGCCTATTCGTCGATCGCGCACATGGGCTTCGTCACGCTCGGCGTGTTCATCGCGATGGCGTTGACGCGCGACCTCAACAATGCCAATGCCGCCCGCATCGGACTGCAGGGCGCGATGATCCAGATGATCTCGCACGGATTCATTTCCGGTGCGATGTTCTCGTGCGTGGGCGTGCTGTATGACCGCATGCACACCCGCATGATCAAGGACTACGGTGGCGTGGTGAACACAATGCCGAAGTTCGCCGCCCTGTTCGTGCTGTTTGCGATGGCCAATTGCGGCCTGCCGGGCACCAGCGGGTTCGTGGGCGAGTTCTGGGTGATCCTGGCGGCGTTCCAGTCGAATCCGTGGGTGGCGGCCCTGGCTGCCTTTACCCTGATCATCGGCGCGGCGTATACGCTGTGGCTGGTCAAGCGCGTGATCTTCGGCGAGGTTGCCAACGAGAACGTCGCCCAGCTGGAAGACATCAACGCCCGCGAATTCTTCGTGTTGGCGGCTTTCGCCGGGGCGGTGCTGCTGTTCGGTCTGTGGCCCAAGCCCCTGGGTGATCTGATGGACGCGCCCATCAAGCAACTGGTGGACCAGATTCTCGTGAGCAAGGGCGTGTGA